In the Arachis hypogaea cultivar Tifrunner chromosome 20, arahy.Tifrunner.gnm2.J5K5, whole genome shotgun sequence genome, ATCAATTGCCTCATTAGTTGTCATATGAGGTTGACTTCCCATTCTCTTCTCCACTTTCTTACTGATCCAGTGTTGATCAGCAGCATTGCTACCCAAATCTCTTGCGCATGTGTGCTCGGACTTGTAATTCTTAACCTGGAAGCATAATAGTGTCTTGTTGTAGGATAGATGTGTCAGCCATGGACAGCTTTCACCCCTGCAGGCAACTCTCACTATTTCCTTATCATTTTTTATCCACAACAGTTCCCTCCCTTCAGATATGAACATATCTCTGACAACTTCTTTGAAGCCATCTATGGTTGCAAACTTGGTACCCACCTCAAATCTCCCCTCTCCAAACCCATACTCCTCATTAAACACTGGTAATTCATGCTTGTCTCTCTCATCCTCTGAAGATACTGGTGTGTGAAGATCCTCAAATTCATACTCATAAATAGGGTCATCATCATCTGACCCTCCTCATTCACATAGAGGCCGATTGGAGGCCTCTCATTGGGCTGCACAGATGGGACATCTTCTTCAGCATGCACAGAAGCACCAGTTCTTTGGAACTTGACATTAGGACCACTTTCTTTGGACTTGGCAATAGGCCTGGTTCTTTTGGGCTTCCCACTAGGCCCAGTTTCTTTGGGCTTGGCAGCTGGCCTGGTACCTTTGCTATCAGGTCCACTTGCAGTCCTTGGTCCAGCTCTTCTCTTGCTTCCACTTGACTCTGTCCCTGGCCCTTCCTTGACAGTGACCTTATTTTTTGGCAGcactttctcctttcctttcagagttcttcttttcttcataCCATCATTCTCCTCATCACAGCTAGAAGAGTCATCATCAGAACTAGTTCCAGCGACATTCGGAGGAGGTTTATACAACTCATCCTCTCCACTACCATTTCCATCCCCTTCTGTGGATGGTGATGACTGAAGCTCCCTCATGATACTGTCAACATCAACGGAATCATCAAATTCTTTCGTCCCCTGTTCTGCAGCAGCATCTTCTTCCACAATCTGTGGCTCATCAACAGGGTAATCGAAATAAATGTAGAACTTGTTTGTAGTTGAATTCCTCAGTTTGTTCTCTCGCATTTCATTGATTCCTGCATCCGCTTTTAGAATGTGTAGTCCAGACTTAATGTCATTGTTTATTGGGTCATACCAATACACTGCCATGTATGTTGCATAGCCCAAACTCTTGAATAGTATAACtaaatccctaaaatttacaaagtccaaattctttttcgttttttttttaatgataggATAGGTTACTTGTTTTTGTTAACGAAGTAAAGAAATAAATTCATTTTAATGAAACAATGTTTTAAAGTaaactttttttccttttgttttcttaACTAATGTCTAATGATAAAAGATaaggatttggattctctaaattttgatgCGTGTCTctttactctctctctctttctgaaaTCTTCGTTGAGAATGGCCCATCAGCACTGCAGATCCAAACACACACTTCTTTTTGCTTTTCAATGGAATCTCAGAATGAAAAAGATCACTTTTTGATTGCTCAGCTCTTCTGGGTCGCTTTGATTTTCTTCTTGCTGCATTAATGGTTCTCTctctctattcttcttcttcttcttcttctgtaacgTGGCAAGTTTCCATTCTTACAATGGTTGAATTCCACCATTACTTTGGGAATTTGGACTGAACATGTTTTCCTTCATCACTCATCAGGGATGAGTTCATTTTCACCAATAGTTTTTTggtcaaaattttcatttttctgaTGATCAGTCTTTGTAGTTTCAGTTTCTCAGGTTTCACGAATTCTTCTTTCATAAACTTTGTAATATCATAAACTTTATTCTATTTTCCTTCATTTCTCTTGGCTTTATGTTGAGTTTGGTGCATTTGATACTATTTTGTCTTTGGAATCTGATTCTGACTGGCATTTTAGCATAAGGACTAATTCTATCCAAATTCTTCACCTTccctctttttccttctttttttttttcctttttaaaatttcatttttgtTATCAGTGACCATCACCTAGACTAGTGCATGCATAGTACTTAAGACTTCCATGCTCATTCTGATTGCTGAGAAAATTCCTGTAGTTTATGCTGTGCTATGTTCTCCATTAGTAGCTGGTCTTTGTGAACTTCATATTGAAACTGAAATGCACATGCAAGGTTATTTGGCATTCCTATCTATTGTTTATATCAAAGACATTCATGCAAATCAGTATGTGTTTGTCTTATTTTGTTAGGCAATCACATCACATCTTTTATATGTAGAACTAAAATTCAGTTTTTATCATATCACATTCCTTTCTGGACACATACTGCATAATTAGATTGAatgattttggtttttatttCAGGTTCTTGTTGTTTAGTTGAAACTGCTGCATCTTCATTCATGGCATTAATGGGCATGGGTGCAAATATGCAATACAATGACCATTTCCCGGGACATTACTCCATGAAGGGCCTCATCTTTGGTGCCGAAGGAAGCTCATGGACTTCATCAAACAAGGGACTTCTATAGCAGACAATTCTCGAGTATGATGCTATATTTAGGGACCAAGTATGTCAGCTTCTTGTTTTATCAGAGAATTATTCAATGCATTCTTTTAGGATTCaaatgtagtttctagagaagcAGCATATAAAGTAGATTTTGAGTTACTTCACTGTTTGTAAATGAATTAAACGTTTTAGAAAGATGCTATCACATTTGTTAAAGTAATGTATTCAAACGTAAAAGGTGACAAGAAAATAGGAATCTTAGCCAGTCCATCAGAGGAACAATTTACTATTAATACTATTTCCATTCTTATTACATCCAAAATAATGCATACTTTTCTTGATActtataatacttttttttttttactattattcttATGTATCGTATTCTTATTTTTGCCTTATTCAGATTCATGAGCTGCACCAAATTTACCAGAAACAGAGGGAATTGATGGATGAAGTTAAAAGGAACGAGTTATGTAAACATAATTTACGGTTGGAGACATAATGGTCAAGTTCCTCTCTGTGTTATTCATCAAACTTGCCTTTGTTGGCTGGTCAATCATCTGTTTTAATTGTGGAACGCATCGAGTCACTAATGGCTTTGGCACAAGAAAAGAACAGGCAAAGATGTCCTGCTTCTGAAACTACTCCAACTGTAATCAAAGATCTCTTAAAAGATTCTGAATTATCACAGTCCACTTACAGAAAAGTTGGTAACAAAATTTTGGATCTCCAACTTCCAGCTGAAGAGTACATTGATAGTGAAGGCGATTCTTCCGAAAGTGAAAAGAGTACAGCTTTTACTTTAAATGGAACTTCTCAGGTTGTGTGTAACGGTTTAGCCGACTTAAATGTACCTTTTAATCTCAAGGAAGAGACGGGTGCGGAGTCTGATGATTTGCAGCCCAGAATTCATCATGGAAGCTCCCTTGTTTGTGATATATCAAGAGCAAGAAAATCAGGCTGGCATAATTTTCCCAATGATGCTATACAGAATTTGAACAAAAGAAAGTATCTTGAAGATTCCTCAGATGATCCAATGCCAAAGCCAGGGAAGAAACTCGTACCGATGTCCTCAAGTAATATTGCTGGTGAGAATTTGTCTTCAAGTTTGAATTGAAGTTATAATAAATGCATTTTTTGAACAAATGGTGATAATGAATTTGCCATTTTTCAGGGCAAAATGGCAGGGTCTTGAATTCCCAAGCCGGATTTAGTGATACCGACAGGCAATCTGTTCCAGTTGAATCATTGAGTCAGAAACTTGAGCAAGTTAACATTTTTGCATGTTTGCAAAACTATCTTCTCCGCAACGGCTTTTGCTTTAGCGCCAAGTCATTTAATCAACTATCAATCGATACTGATGATCTAAGCAGCTGCAACAACCATGGTTCATCATCGGCTAGCCATGAGCTTAGGGAGTGTGTTCAGGTCTCTGAAGATGTGTTCAATCCCAAGAACATAAACCTGAATACCATGCCTGGTTATTCCGATACAATAACAGCATTTCAAAGCATTCATAATTCAAGGGAAGAAGATAAATTTGAGTGTTCAAGATTTCCTTGGCTTAAAGAAAAGCCGGCACCCCAAGGAAAACTCAATGAAGAGGGTAAATCTTCAACACATGTAAGAAGCAACACTCTTGCATTTGACATTAATGGAAATACTGATGCTTCCAAAATTCTGTGTGTTGAAGAAACTCTGAATATATCAAAAAATTCACATGTAAATCATATTCTTGACAAGGGGGAACAGGTCCGTGCTGGTGAAAAGTTCTTGGAGAATGAGAAGACGATGCATGAATGCTTGATCCGCGTCATTGACCTGAATTCATGCACGAATGAGGATGAGAATACGCCAATGGATATCGATCTTCAGGCCCCTACGAGTCCAGAAAATAAGGAAAGTTCTCCACCAAGAGGAGAATCCGATGAAGCCCAAGAGGAGCAAGCCAGAATGGCAGCAGAGGCTTTGGTTTCGATATTCGAGGTGGCGGTCCATAATGGTCTCCAAATGACAACATGTTCACCATTAGAATCTTCCATGAGTAGCCCTCTTCACTGGTTTTCTGGGATTGTTTCTGCAATAGTGGATCATTCAGAGAGTGAGGTTAACTTGGAGCAGCATCTGCCTACTGATTTTGATTACTTTGAGTTCATGACTTTAAATTTGACCGAGACAACAGTCCTAGATTGCTTCTATAAGAGCAATGGCCAATCCAAGCAAGGAGGCGAAGGGTCTACCTCACTGACTCGGTCGAATAGGCCCCGGAGGGGGAAGGACTTCCAGAATGAGACTCTACCAAGTCTTGCTTGTTTGTCAAGGCACGAGGTGACCAAAGATCTTAAGACCATAGGAAGTCTAGTTAAAGCCGCCACGGCTCGTACTACTCGCTCGACAGATGGCTGCGCAAGAAGCGCAGGTAAAAATGCACCGGCCAAGGCGAGGAGAAGGCCATGTAAATCAGCTTCTAACATTACAGACTTACTGAAAAGAGGCCTAATTAGTTGGCAAAAAATATGTAGAAAGAAAAGGAGCCAAAGATTTCCAGTCAGTAATCTCCAGCTTATTTTTAAATCAAGTACATAACTAACTGATCCGCCTTTGAAACTATGTAATTTATACTCATTTTGTCTCGTAAAATGAGTGAAAGACATGCAGAAATGCATGTCAACTAAATTTACGAGACAAAATGAGTTCagaaaacatttcagaagggatctttttgtaaatattttcaGCTTTATATAGACTATAACATATAACTATATAAGTAATCATTTTGATTTTTGTGTATATCCTAATTTGTCCTTGGAATCAGATCCTgccttctttatttgattttgtggaCTTTGATTTTATAaagctaatttaatatttattgttatttaaaCCATTATACAAAACctcaaataaatttagaaaaaatgacCACAATCGTTCTTAATTAATTTATCTTAATGGGATGATTGATTGATTAAGGCTAAGTTATGAGAGTCAAAAAGTGCAAAGCGCCGAAACGCGTGTGCAGGGAGTTGAGTTCATCGCAGTGATGAGCTTCATCTTCGATTCGTCAATCAGATTCGAATTCCAAAGCATATTCTTACCTGCATATTGCATAGGTTAgtgagctttttctttttctttaagctTTCCGCACTTACGATGATTCATGCGTGTTTGTCTCCCCTACCTGTTCGATGAAATTCCTCATTCACACTCTGCATCACCAACTTCTATGCATTCCAAAATCTCACCACAAATGATTAACAAGTAACAAATTCGTCTCTTACCAGATattaaaataatagatatattactATTAGTTCATGTTAATAGATTGAGCTGAATCGATTAATTACTGTTAATACTATATTATTGCTAATGTTCACATGAATTTTGTAATCTTTGAAGCTACCAATTGTATTTTACAGTAAGATTATAACACACTTGATTTTCATTTAGCTTTCTTAGCTTTGCTACAATTTTTCATAATCCAAAATCCAGATCCCTCAGCTCTCTTTTGAGGTGGACCTAATTAAATTACTAACACTCATTATTGTACTGCTGACTATGTATAACTGCAACAAAATTACAAACATACATCAATAAGATTCTCTCTTACTAACTTGTCTCAAGActagatatatttatttatacatataattTGATGATTGAAGCTTCTAATTCATTCATTGATGTCCCCCTTCAACCTTACAAATTAAAGTGGAAATCAACATAACTGAATAATAACTTGGAGTGGGAacgaataaaatattttttagatatgcTCTTTACAGAGAAGAATCTTGAAGCCCAAGTTGAGTGAAGTGAGGACTTTGAAGGGCCTCTTGGAGCTTCTCATTATCATCCCAAGAATCTCTATATGTCTCTAAGTTGGCAAAGGAATTAAGTATGGCTGAAAGGCAAAGCTCTTTTCTCCATTCTTCTAGAGGTGGCAATCCTGCACGCTCTCCATATTTGACACAATACTGGAATTGCAATGCAATCAAAAgaaggaaataaataaatatggaaGGATACACAATTATCTAAGAGAGAGTGACTTTTAATAAAGACAACAGaagggtgtttttttttttaaaaattttattttctattattatacCTCAAAATCTGCAATGTCATGGGTGCAATGTTTAGGTATGCCTGCTACTTCTCTTGAGTGGTAGAACTCCTTGATGGATTTCATCATGTCCTCCCATGATGGCAATACCTTTCTCCCAGAAAGCACTTGTGCTATCCATATTGCTTGTGATTCAAAGAAAGGGAACCCTATGATCTGTGAACAAAGTCCATCAATGCTTATTGTACACGTGGCTAAAAATTATGTTTAACTGCACCATTTGCTTAGCATTATTTGGTGAAATATACCATTGCAAAATTATGTATATCTGTGTGAAATGAAAAATTTGATGTAAAACTAATGCAAATTGTTGAGCTCAGGGTAATTTATTTACCTTTCTAGGGATGCCTATAAAGGACAGTGATGGAGCAAGAGATGGGGGGAAAGTGTGCTCATACAAAGGCCCCACTCTGTCATCATCCACAACTACCATTCCTTTAGTGTCAAGAAAGGGGAACGCATAGGAGTACCTACacataattaattgaatttgaaatcttTCAATTATTAGAATTAATCACTACTAGTTTACTCTAAAAGGGACACAGGGCAATGTTTGGGCACATAGGCCCCACATTATAATCTTTGAGCCTAAGATCATATAATTATCCAAtcataatatctttttttttaccaTAAGTTAGTGAAATTCATGAGATTGATTAATGATATAGATTACATATTTTTGTCACTGCTAAGTGTGTAGGCAATTAATGAAAGTTGTGTCTTTTTACCCTGTGCAGTACAAAATGGTGTCTGCAGAAATAGAGGAACCATCTACAAATGTGACCTTTCCATCCTCATGAAGTGTGTCTATCTGCACAAGGTACCATATATACTATGAAACTACCGAATATTGTAGTGAATTAACTACCTTCTTCTTTATGGGTTTAGTActtgaaaaagaacaagaagtttgAACCTGTGGATGAAGGTGAAAGTTCTCATGTTTTGATATAACTTTAGATAAACCCTCAGTGATATTAAGAGATCTTGAACTCATGTGGACTTCCTTTGCTACTTTCACAAGCTCTAGCGATATATCTTGCCCACTTAAGGAATTTCCAACAACCACCACAATCTGTTCAATGAAGATTTGCCTCTATGTttgaaaatgttttaatttaaatctCTAAACTTCATACTTCATACTCTTTGGAAATTAGTACACAAATAGAGATTGAAGgtttcatatatatatagtacCTCATTGCAGAGTGGTTCTGGGGATCTGTAAACGTGACTATGCATTTGTTTTCTGATCCATGTATCCATTCCTGAGCATGGGAGAGAATGTTATAAGAAAATGTGTCATGCATGATCATACCATATTCTTATTGTGTCTGTGTGAATCAGAGACAGAGAGATCTAGAAATGAATAGAATTGATAAACCTACCTT is a window encoding:
- the LOC112783412 gene encoding uncharacterized protein isoform X2, which codes for MALAQEKNRQRCPASETTPTVIKDLLKDSELSQSTYRKVGNKILDLQLPAEEYIDSEGDSSESEKSTAFTLNGTSQVVCNGLADLNVPFNLKEETGAESDDLQPRIHHGSSLVCDISRARKSGWHNFPNDAIQNLNKRKYLEDSSDDPMPKPGKKLVPMSSSNIAGQNGRVLNSQAGFSDTDRQSVPVESLSQKLEQVNIFACLQNYLLRNGFCFSAKSFNQLSIDTDDLSSCNNHGSSSASHELRECVQVSEDVFNPKNINLNTMPGYSDTITAFQSIHNSREEDKFECSRFPWLKEKPAPQGKLNEEGKSSTHVRAGEKFLENEKTMHECLIRVIDLNSCTNEDENTPMDIDLQAPTSPENKESSPPRGESDEAQEEQARMAAEALVSIFEVAVHNGLQMTTCSPLESSMSSPLHWFSGIVSAIVDHSESEVNLEQHLPTDFDYFEFMTLNLTETTVLDCFYKSNGQSKQGGEGSTSLTRSNRPRRGKDFQNETLPSLACLSRHEVTKDLKTIGSLVKAATARTTRSTDGCARSAGKNAPAKARRRPCKSASNITDLLKRGLISWQKICRKKRSQRFPVSNLQLIFKSST
- the LOC112783412 gene encoding uncharacterized protein isoform X1, with the translated sequence MALAQEKNRQRCPASETTPTVIKDLLKDSELSQSTYRKVGNKILDLQLPAEEYIDSEGDSSESEKSTAFTLNGTSQVVCNGLADLNVPFNLKEETGAESDDLQPRIHHGSSLVCDISRARKSGWHNFPNDAIQNLNKRKYLEDSSDDPMPKPGKKLVPMSSSNIAGQNGRVLNSQAGFSDTDRQSVPVESLSQKLEQVNIFACLQNYLLRNGFCFSAKSFNQLSIDTDDLSSCNNHGSSSASHELRECVQVSEDVFNPKNINLNTMPGYSDTITAFQSIHNSREEDKFECSRFPWLKEKPAPQGKLNEEGKSSTHVRSNTLAFDINGNTDASKILCVEETLNISKNSHVNHILDKGEQVRAGEKFLENEKTMHECLIRVIDLNSCTNEDENTPMDIDLQAPTSPENKESSPPRGESDEAQEEQARMAAEALVSIFEVAVHNGLQMTTCSPLESSMSSPLHWFSGIVSAIVDHSESEVNLEQHLPTDFDYFEFMTLNLTETTVLDCFYKSNGQSKQGGEGSTSLTRSNRPRRGKDFQNETLPSLACLSRHEVTKDLKTIGSLVKAATARTTRSTDGCARSAGKNAPAKARRRPCKSASNITDLLKRGLISWQKICRKKRSQRFPVSNLQLIFKSST
- the LOC112783413 gene encoding flavin-containing monooxygenase FMO GS-OX-like 9 isoform X1, whose product is MVSEKNYKSKNVCVIGAGPSGLVAARELRKEGHRVVVLEQNHEIGGQWLYEPNVVGEDPLGRNPFLKVHSSIYESLRLTSPREIMGFTDFPFMVKKGRDMRRFPSHTELLNYLKDFCEWFGLREMIRFNTRVDYVGMLDYGAYSNNDLKWVVRSVEKKSEKVVEEVFDAVVVATGHYSQPKLPSIKGMDTWIRKQMHSHVYRSPEPLCNERQIFIEQIVVVVGNSLSGQDISLELVKVAKEVHMSSRSLNITEGLSKVISKHENFHLHPQIDTLHEDGKVTFVDGSSISADTILYCTGYSYAFPFLDTKGMVVVDDDRVGPLYEHTFPPSLAPSLSFIGIPRKIIGFPFFESQAIWIAQVLSGRKVLPSWEDMMKSIKEFYHSREVAGIPKHCTHDIADFEYCVKYGERAGLPPLEEWRKELCLSAILNSFANLETYRDSWDDNEKLQEALQSPHFTQLGLQDSSL
- the LOC112783413 gene encoding flavin-containing monooxygenase FMO GS-OX-like 9 isoform X2, whose product is MVSEKNYKSKNVCVIGAGPSGLVAARELRKEGHRVVVLEQNHEIGGQWLYEPNVVGEDPLGRNPFLKVHSSIYESLRLTSPREIMGFTDFPFMVKKGRDMRRFPSHTELLNYLKDFCEWFGLREMIRFNTRVDYVGMLDYGAYSNNDLKWVVRSVEKKSEKVVEEVFDAVVVATGHYSQPKLPSIKGMDTWIRKQMHSHVYRSPEPLCNEIVVVVGNSLSGQDISLELVKVAKEVHMSSRSLNITEGLSKVISKHENFHLHPQIDTLHEDGKVTFVDGSSISADTILYCTGYSYAFPFLDTKGMVVVDDDRVGPLYEHTFPPSLAPSLSFIGIPRKIIGFPFFESQAIWIAQVLSGRKVLPSWEDMMKSIKEFYHSREVAGIPKHCTHDIADFEYCVKYGERAGLPPLEEWRKELCLSAILNSFANLETYRDSWDDNEKLQEALQSPHFTQLGLQDSSL